A portion of the Pedobacter cryoconitis genome contains these proteins:
- a CDS encoding transposase gives MGNFYGVKGRNLGRQYKDFLSGFKSWDQKEHASKWLLYPDNLGTQLSIDETSVSHGELYTIVTNKAAKGKKGAIVAIVAGVKAETVIEVLRKIPLNKRRKVKEITLDMAGNMELIAKRAFPVAVRVTDRFHVQQLATEALQEMRIKHRWAALDAENEAIEKAKKENYDFQSSFLPNGDTLKQLLARSRYVLYKRAEYWTQSQKERADLLFEHYPDLKQAYDLSMNLSNIFEKTTDKVYGLARLARWHEKVRQAGFKAFNTISITIENHYQTILNYFDNRSTNASAESFNAKLKAFRSQFRGVRNIEFFLYRLSRIYA, from the coding sequence ATCGGGAACTTTTATGGAGTAAAAGGCAGAAATCTTGGGCGTCAGTACAAGGATTTTTTGAGTGGTTTTAAGAGTTGGGATCAAAAAGAACATGCCAGTAAATGGTTGCTTTATCCAGACAATCTGGGTACACAACTTTCCATAGATGAAACCAGCGTGTCCCATGGCGAGCTTTATACCATTGTCACTAATAAAGCTGCCAAAGGCAAAAAAGGGGCAATTGTAGCGATTGTTGCAGGTGTAAAAGCAGAAACTGTCATTGAAGTGCTTAGAAAAATTCCATTGAATAAAAGGCGGAAGGTGAAAGAAATTACGTTGGATATGGCTGGTAATATGGAACTGATTGCCAAAAGAGCATTTCCTGTTGCGGTCAGGGTAACCGACAGGTTTCATGTACAGCAACTGGCCACAGAAGCCTTGCAGGAAATGCGAATCAAGCACCGATGGGCAGCATTGGATGCCGAAAATGAAGCGATAGAAAAGGCGAAAAAAGAGAACTATGATTTCCAGTCCAGCTTTCTCCCTAATGGGGATACCCTCAAGCAATTACTGGCCAGAAGCAGATACGTTTTGTATAAACGTGCTGAATATTGGACTCAAAGTCAAAAAGAAAGAGCAGATCTGTTATTTGAGCATTATCCGGATCTGAAGCAGGCCTATGATTTAAGTATGAACCTCAGCAATATCTTTGAAAAAACTACCGATAAAGTGTATGGTTTGGCCAGGTTGGCCAGATGGCACGAAAAGGTAAGGCAAGCGGGATTTAAAGCTTTTAATACCATTTCAATAACCATTGAAAATCACTATCAAACGATCTTGAATTATTTCGACAACAGATCTACCAATGCTTCTGCGGAATCTTTTAATGCCAAACTCAAAGCTTTTAGATCCCAATTCAGGGGGGTGAGAAATATCGAATTTTTCTTGTACAGACTATCTCGGATTTACGCCTAA
- a CDS encoding aspartyl/asparaginyl beta-hydroxylase domain-containing protein: protein MIVCAKVTVFPEYALMLQEVKSASPHWDNHFNSGNYEGNWKVLPLRSIGGQNTIIPGLTANDIFADHPNLDMFPSIRKLLAAFQCTVKSVRLLNLAAGAVIKPHSDQELSFEQGEARLHIPLITNPDVAFYVQDERITMQPGECWYMNANLQHHVTNGGKTDRIHLVIDCEVNTWLRDLINSADYISRRPAYSQQQLLDMICELRNQSTLTANQLADEFEKQYDQYCPLDQILSFLQEIGLAYQLETIEEDTFLPGLKMRNGALVIDTNRLLYPGDVLHEAGHLACMPPGTRQNMNDKLEDCDMHRGGEMMAIAWSYAACIFLKIDPEIVFHPDGYKGAGQNLIQNFDAGNIIGLPLLQWYGMSYDKSTAAASGHQPFPHMISWTCLNQPFE, encoded by the coding sequence ATGATTGTTTGTGCTAAAGTAACAGTATTCCCGGAATATGCTTTGATGCTTCAGGAGGTTAAATCTGCCTCGCCGCATTGGGATAATCATTTTAATAGCGGTAACTATGAAGGTAACTGGAAAGTATTACCATTAAGATCAATCGGGGGACAGAATACTATTATTCCGGGTTTAACAGCAAATGATATTTTTGCAGATCATCCGAATCTGGATATGTTCCCGTCTATCCGAAAATTACTGGCCGCTTTTCAGTGTACAGTCAAATCTGTAAGATTATTAAATCTGGCCGCCGGGGCAGTAATCAAGCCACATTCTGATCAAGAACTTTCTTTTGAACAAGGAGAAGCAAGACTGCATATTCCCCTGATCACAAATCCGGATGTCGCATTTTATGTCCAGGATGAGCGGATAACCATGCAGCCGGGAGAATGCTGGTATATGAATGCTAACCTGCAGCATCACGTTACAAATGGAGGGAAAACGGACCGGATACATCTGGTCATAGATTGTGAAGTAAATACCTGGTTACGGGACCTGATAAATTCAGCTGATTACATCAGTCGTAGACCTGCTTATAGCCAGCAACAGCTCCTTGATATGATTTGTGAATTAAGAAATCAGAGTACCTTAACAGCGAATCAGCTGGCAGATGAGTTTGAAAAGCAGTATGATCAATATTGTCCTCTGGATCAGATTTTATCCTTCTTGCAAGAGATAGGGCTGGCATATCAGCTGGAAACAATTGAAGAAGATACTTTTTTACCCGGTCTTAAAATGCGGAATGGTGCTTTGGTGATCGATACAAATCGATTGCTTTATCCGGGTGATGTGTTACATGAAGCCGGGCATCTGGCCTGTATGCCGCCCGGTACCAGGCAAAATATGAATGATAAGCTGGAAGATTGTGATATGCACAGGGGTGGAGAAATGATGGCTATCGCCTGGTCATATGCAGCCTGTATCTTTCTTAAAATAGATCCTGAAATTGTATTTCACCCTGATGGATATAAGGGTGCAGGGCAAAATCTAATCCAGAACTTTGATGCTGGGAATATCATTGGTTTACCCTTGTTACAATGGTATGGGATGAGTTATGACAAGTCAACAGCAGCGGCATCCGGACATCAACCTTTTCCCCATATGATAAGCTGGACTTGTCTGAATCAACCTTTTGAATAA
- a CDS encoding outer membrane beta-barrel protein produces MKRILTLNLALLLACGFSMTANAQEVKKTSNDEPRYNFSPAYEFLRSTHGNYFNGPSFKVTRNLESRFKPGIGIGYATTKLHFDNALLLHNMKLIPIYANASYDITNKSKFEPFAEASAGITFLRYDRSSEADPSTVNRINERGLYLYGGFGVRYKVTNHIAPYISAGFKGFNNTLNDLDINPHGITFQAGVRF; encoded by the coding sequence ATGAAAAGGATTTTAACTTTAAACTTAGCATTGCTTTTAGCTTGCGGGTTTTCAATGACTGCAAATGCTCAGGAAGTAAAAAAAACTTCAAACGATGAGCCGCGATATAATTTCTCTCCAGCTTATGAATTTCTGCGTTCTACGCATGGCAATTACTTTAATGGTCCTTCATTCAAAGTAACCAGAAATCTCGAAAGCCGCTTTAAACCAGGTATTGGAATCGGTTATGCCACTACAAAGCTGCATTTTGATAATGCACTGCTACTTCATAACATGAAACTAATCCCGATTTATGCCAATGCAAGTTATGATATTACGAATAAATCTAAGTTTGAACCTTTTGCAGAGGCTTCAGCAGGTATTACTTTTCTTAGATATGACCGTTCCAGTGAAGCAGATCCATCAACTGTAAACCGTATTAACGAAAGAGGATTATATCTGTACGGTGGCTTTGGTGTCCGTTATAAAGTAACAAATCATATCGCACCCTATATCTCAGCTGGCTTTAAAGGATTTAACAATACCCTTAACGACCTTGATATTAATCCTCATGGTATAACTTTTCAAGCAGGGGTACGATTTTGA
- a CDS encoding reverse transcriptase/maturase family protein has protein sequence MRDPVQVLNALCEHSKDSGYRYQRLYRILFNEEMFFIAYQRKYANQGNMTPGTDGRTVDRMSIHRIQKLVASLRDESYQPHPARRVYIPKKNGTKRPLGIPSFEDKLVQEVVHMILKAIYEGQFEDTSHGFRPNRSCHTALRDIKVTFKGTRWFIEGDIKGFFDNINHNVMIDILRERISDDRFLRLIRKFLNAGYMENWTYNNTYSGTPQGGIISPILANIYLDKFDKYVKQYAESFNKGKSRRLTTEYQRNRNQRNALRWKLEAETDENRKAELKLKMAEMRTEMLDIPATRDMDDTFKRLKYIRYADDFLIGVIGSKGECEKIKADITTFMSEKLKLEMSEEKSLITSAQEPAKFLGYEITARRSMDHTRTRCGLQRRPWSGTIVLNLSYETVLKRLQSYNAVLITQVDRKQTLKPSSRKYMVNRQGADIMAQYNLELRGFYNYYSIADNIGYRGWKFNYFMKYSMLKTLGRKHKRTVGQILEKYRDGTDVVIPYRDNKGNAKQRVWYNGGFRCKRFKDIYEDNYYDKAPNTMYLPAPTLVERLRERKCELCGVMGDLVMHHVRNINQLKADTKWNAVMIKRHRKTLAVCQDCGALIHKNYDQ, from the coding sequence ATGAGAGATCCAGTGCAAGTATTAAACGCTTTATGCGAACATAGCAAAGATTCGGGCTACCGTTACCAAAGGCTCTACCGAATTCTGTTTAATGAGGAAATGTTTTTCATCGCCTATCAGCGTAAATATGCCAATCAAGGTAATATGACGCCGGGCACCGACGGCAGAACCGTCGACAGAATGAGCATTCACCGCATTCAGAAACTTGTGGCAAGTCTGAGAGACGAATCGTATCAGCCTCATCCTGCCCGCCGGGTGTATATACCCAAGAAGAATGGAACGAAACGCCCGTTGGGTATTCCCTCTTTTGAGGATAAACTCGTGCAGGAAGTGGTACATATGATTCTGAAAGCCATCTATGAGGGGCAATTTGAAGACACCTCACATGGCTTCCGTCCCAACAGAAGCTGCCACACGGCATTAAGGGACATTAAGGTTACATTCAAGGGAACACGATGGTTTATTGAGGGCGATATTAAAGGTTTCTTTGATAATATCAACCATAATGTAATGATCGATATCCTCAGAGAACGTATCTCTGATGATCGTTTCCTGCGTTTAATCCGTAAGTTCCTGAATGCTGGCTATATGGAGAACTGGACATACAACAATACCTACTCAGGAACACCGCAAGGCGGAATCATTAGTCCTATCCTGGCTAACATCTACCTTGACAAGTTCGATAAGTATGTAAAACAGTATGCAGAAAGTTTCAATAAAGGCAAATCACGTAGACTAACCACTGAGTATCAGCGTAACCGGAATCAGAGAAATGCATTACGATGGAAACTGGAAGCGGAAACGGATGAAAACCGCAAAGCTGAACTGAAATTGAAAATGGCCGAAATGCGTACGGAAATGCTGGATATTCCAGCAACAAGGGACATGGATGACACGTTCAAAAGATTGAAGTACATAAGGTATGCTGATGACTTCCTCATCGGAGTAATCGGCAGCAAGGGAGAATGTGAAAAAATCAAAGCTGATATTACCACTTTCATGAGTGAAAAACTCAAATTGGAAATGTCTGAAGAGAAGAGTTTGATTACCAGCGCACAAGAACCCGCAAAATTCCTTGGATACGAAATCACTGCACGCCGGTCCATGGACCACACGCGTACACGATGTGGACTACAGCGCCGTCCGTGGTCAGGAACAATTGTCTTAAATTTATCTTACGAAACCGTACTTAAGCGACTTCAGTCCTATAACGCTGTGCTTATCACACAAGTAGACAGGAAACAAACGCTTAAGCCATCGTCTCGCAAGTATATGGTGAATAGGCAAGGTGCAGATATCATGGCGCAATACAATCTTGAATTGCGGGGATTCTACAACTACTATTCCATCGCAGACAACATCGGCTATCGGGGATGGAAGTTCAATTACTTCATGAAATATAGCATGCTCAAAACGCTCGGCCGTAAGCACAAAAGAACTGTCGGACAAATACTTGAGAAGTATAGAGACGGGACGGATGTGGTCATCCCCTATAGGGATAATAAAGGCAACGCGAAACAAAGAGTGTGGTATAATGGGGGATTCAGATGTAAACGCTTCAAAGACATCTACGAGGATAATTATTACGACAAGGCTCCCAATACCATGTATCTTCCTGCCCCCACACTTGTGGAAAGGCTCAGAGAGAGAAAGTGTGAACTTTGCGGTGTAATGGGAGACCTCGTGATGCATCACGTACGTAACATTAATCAGCTTAAAGCTGATACCAAATGGAATGCAGTGATGATCAAACGCCATCGTAAAACACTCGCAGTCTGTCAAGATTGCGGTGCATTAATCCACAAAAACTATGATCAGTAA
- a CDS encoding PepSY-associated TM helix domain-containing protein has protein sequence MTRFRKIIGQIHLWLGLVTGVVVLIVSITGCLFVFQKEISDLIHRETFFVKQPLSAVTLPYSTLLKKAEQALGKDRPVNFSTTYKDKEHAWEFMTYKAGDPKALTYFGSIDYYESVFINPYTGAVTGFHDYKYDFFNIVKFIHWSLLLNDTYGQNIVGYSTLIFVFMLITGMLMWWPKKWSKTNINKSFKIKWKAGFKRVVYDLHNVSGFYVMLITLVLALTGMVFAFKWFQTMVYVVASGSITPPEIKQVKSKPVTSVSYPVDIVFNKSKILLPASDRINVSPAAGADGVIYIYGIQGKETYYHADALQFDQYSGKLLYRRNYEEQNAGEKLIGMNYDIHVGAILGLPGKIIAFIASLVAASLPVTGFMIWLNRKKKKKKK, from the coding sequence ATGACAAGATTTCGCAAAATAATAGGTCAAATACATCTCTGGTTAGGTTTAGTTACTGGAGTGGTTGTGCTGATCGTTAGTATTACTGGCTGTTTATTTGTTTTTCAAAAAGAGATATCTGATCTTATTCATCGGGAAACATTCTTTGTGAAGCAACCTTTATCAGCGGTTACACTACCCTACAGCACGCTTTTAAAGAAAGCTGAACAGGCATTAGGCAAGGACCGGCCGGTTAATTTCTCTACGACTTATAAGGATAAGGAGCATGCATGGGAATTCATGACTTATAAAGCAGGTGATCCAAAAGCATTAACGTACTTTGGATCAATTGATTATTATGAGTCTGTTTTCATTAATCCTTATACCGGGGCAGTTACAGGCTTCCATGATTATAAGTATGACTTCTTTAATATTGTAAAATTCATTCACTGGAGTTTGTTATTAAATGATACTTACGGGCAAAACATTGTTGGTTATAGTACATTGATATTTGTGTTCATGCTGATTACTGGTATGCTCATGTGGTGGCCAAAAAAATGGAGTAAAACTAATATTAATAAAAGTTTTAAGATCAAATGGAAGGCTGGATTTAAAAGAGTAGTTTATGATCTTCATAATGTTTCTGGGTTTTACGTGATGTTAATTACGCTGGTTTTAGCTTTAACGGGCATGGTATTCGCATTTAAGTGGTTTCAGACTATGGTATATGTAGTAGCTTCCGGATCAATAACGCCTCCTGAAATCAAGCAGGTGAAATCAAAACCTGTCACTTCTGTATCGTATCCGGTAGATATTGTATTTAATAAATCGAAAATATTATTACCGGCTTCAGACAGGATAAACGTCTCCCCTGCTGCTGGTGCGGATGGGGTGATTTATATTTATGGAATACAGGGCAAGGAAACGTATTATCATGCTGATGCTTTACAATTTGATCAGTATTCTGGAAAATTACTGTACAGAAGGAATTATGAGGAGCAAAATGCTGGAGAAAAGCTTATCGGGATGAATTATGATATCCATGTGGGTGCTATTTTAGGCTTACCTGGAAAAATTATAGCTTTTATAGCCAGTTTAGTTGCAGCTAGCTTACCTGTAACCGGGTTTATGATCTGGTTAAACAGGAAAAAGAAAAAAAAGAAAAAATAG
- a CDS encoding transposase, which produces MLSSYQELLRLLLPDFILENFELKSARKEHDILHIDLEEVNSIPVAFENDKLESKGFFPTITVQDFPMRGHQVFFHIKRRRWLNHTTGKVAYRDWSLVAKGTRMTGEFAAFLKQLSQYRPE; this is translated from the coding sequence ATGTTATCAAGTTACCAAGAGCTCCTACGTTTATTATTACCCGATTTTATATTAGAGAATTTTGAGTTGAAATCTGCTCGTAAAGAGCATGATATTTTACATATTGATCTGGAAGAGGTGAATTCTATTCCAGTGGCATTTGAAAATGATAAACTGGAGTCCAAAGGTTTCTTTCCTACCATCACCGTCCAGGATTTCCCCATGCGCGGACATCAGGTCTTTTTTCATATCAAACGACGCAGATGGCTGAACCATACCACAGGAAAAGTGGCTTACCGAGACTGGAGCCTGGTTGCTAAGGGAACGCGAATGACAGGGGAATTCGCGGCTTTTTTAAAACAACTCAGTCAGTACCGCCCCGAATGA
- a CDS encoding ABC transporter permease yields the protein MFKLNFKVALRNLWKNKGFALINIGGLAIGLTCCLLLLLYVNYQLGYDKQFKDIDRIYGVPKHAANTAGFDRTLGPLDNGLPATLAAEAQEKIQGIEAVSRLINIYKLVNYKSNSFKINSWAVDPQFLQIFEYKFIKGNAQTAFADPKSILITAKMADKLFGKTNPIGQVIKWDNREALKVTAVIEDLPGNQTIQFEALTTWTFFLMNNPGFKDLGWYTGYTNTVIKLKDNKYFGSADAALRKMIIEHSMDKYDRTEAFLFPFSKTHLYTQFENGKSVGGKIDQVKLFLFLAFCVLAIACINYMNLSTARSEKRAREVGVRKALGSTRKAIAGQFMVESLVLSFIAMTIAFVLLEFCLPYFNHLLDIEMTINYVSIPFWLALLALILITGILAGSYPSFYLSSFVPVKVLKGFTGIGKKYLPIRKVLVVVQFGCSVCMIICAIIIYKQISYIRNKPLGFNKENLVELEATGEFSKPGKREIFRRELIRSGAVLSATDYSTGLTNHGNNSSDVTWPGNNDNWKYSWNNRVTGYDFIKTIGAELVSGRDFAREFATDTSNVLLNESAVKVMGLKNPVGTMITKAGSPFKIIGVIKDYSYESPAYKVSPTITFLATPATPKREIYVELLRLNPAQNLSTSIQMIKDLSLKMNPAYPVELYFVNKEMEDKLANERLLSVLSNLFGGFAILISCLGLLGLALYMAEQRSKEISIRKVLGADLSHLLILLNKDFMKLVLISNLIACPMAYIISYQWIQQFDYRAEITLWPMIATVGLSIGIALLTVSLQTFKVVRANPVDALKYE from the coding sequence ATGTTTAAGCTAAACTTTAAAGTAGCCCTTCGTAATCTTTGGAAAAACAAAGGCTTTGCCTTGATCAATATCGGAGGGTTAGCTATTGGCTTAACCTGCTGCCTTTTGTTACTTCTTTATGTGAATTATCAGTTGGGGTATGATAAGCAGTTCAAAGATATAGACCGCATCTATGGTGTACCTAAACATGCGGCTAATACCGCTGGTTTTGATCGTACGCTTGGCCCGCTGGACAATGGCTTGCCTGCAACACTTGCTGCGGAGGCACAAGAAAAAATACAAGGTATCGAAGCCGTAAGTCGTTTGATAAATATTTATAAATTAGTTAATTACAAGAGTAATAGTTTCAAAATTAATAGCTGGGCCGTTGATCCCCAGTTCCTGCAAATATTTGAATATAAATTTATAAAAGGTAATGCCCAAACCGCCTTTGCGGATCCGAAATCAATATTGATTACAGCAAAAATGGCCGATAAGCTTTTTGGAAAGACCAACCCGATAGGACAGGTTATCAAATGGGATAACCGGGAAGCACTCAAAGTAACAGCTGTTATTGAAGATTTACCAGGCAATCAAACCATACAATTTGAAGCGTTGACTACATGGACTTTCTTTCTGATGAATAATCCCGGATTTAAGGATTTAGGCTGGTATACCGGCTATACCAATACTGTCATTAAATTAAAAGACAACAAGTACTTCGGGTCTGCTGATGCCGCTTTAAGAAAAATGATCATTGAACATTCAATGGATAAATACGATCGTACCGAAGCCTTTCTGTTCCCTTTCAGTAAAACACATTTGTATACCCAATTTGAAAACGGAAAATCAGTTGGTGGGAAGATTGATCAGGTCAAACTATTTCTGTTCCTTGCTTTTTGTGTTTTGGCTATCGCATGTATCAATTATATGAATCTTTCTACGGCAAGATCTGAAAAAAGGGCGCGGGAAGTAGGGGTAAGAAAGGCTTTGGGGTCTACCAGGAAAGCTATTGCCGGACAATTTATGGTGGAATCATTGGTACTATCATTTATCGCCATGACAATTGCGTTCGTGCTACTCGAATTTTGCCTTCCCTATTTCAACCATCTGCTCGATATTGAAATGACTATTAATTATGTTTCTATACCTTTTTGGTTGGCTCTATTGGCACTAATCCTGATTACAGGAATTCTTGCTGGCAGTTACCCCTCATTTTACCTCTCCTCATTTGTACCCGTAAAAGTTTTGAAAGGCTTTACTGGAATTGGAAAAAAATATTTGCCTATTCGCAAGGTATTGGTTGTCGTACAATTTGGCTGTTCGGTTTGTATGATCATCTGTGCCATCATTATTTATAAACAAATCAGCTATATCAGGAATAAACCTTTAGGATTTAATAAAGAAAACCTGGTTGAGCTGGAAGCTACCGGAGAGTTCAGCAAACCTGGAAAACGGGAGATATTCAGGAGAGAACTGATCAGATCGGGGGCTGTCCTTTCAGCAACGGATTATTCTACAGGATTAACAAATCATGGTAACAACTCTTCTGATGTTACCTGGCCGGGAAATAATGACAACTGGAAATATTCGTGGAACAACAGGGTGACTGGTTATGATTTTATCAAAACTATCGGTGCTGAATTGGTATCGGGCAGAGATTTCGCCAGAGAATTTGCTACAGATACCAGCAATGTATTATTGAACGAAAGTGCGGTTAAAGTGATGGGGTTAAAAAACCCAGTGGGAACTATGATTACTAAAGCCGGAAGTCCGTTCAAGATCATAGGTGTTATCAAAGATTACAGCTATGAGTCGCCAGCCTATAAAGTATCACCTACAATTACTTTTCTTGCAACACCTGCCACACCGAAAAGAGAAATTTATGTAGAGTTACTAAGGCTAAATCCTGCACAGAATTTGAGTACTTCTATACAAATGATTAAAGATCTGAGTTTAAAGATGAACCCGGCATATCCTGTGGAGTTATATTTCGTGAACAAGGAAATGGAAGATAAATTGGCTAATGAGCGTTTGTTGAGCGTCTTATCGAATCTATTTGGAGGGTTTGCCATCTTGATTTCCTGCCTGGGACTATTGGGGCTGGCTTTATATATGGCAGAGCAAAGAAGCAAAGAAATCAGTATCCGTAAAGTATTAGGTGCAGATCTGAGCCATTTACTGATCTTGTTGAATAAAGATTTTATGAAATTGGTACTGATCTCCAATTTGATCGCTTGTCCAATGGCCTATATCATAAGTTATCAATGGATACAGCAATTTGATTACAGGGCGGAAATAACGCTCTGGCCAATGATAGCTACGGTGGGGTTGTCGATAGGTATTGCGCTGCTTACTGTCAGCTTACAGACTTTTAAAGTTGTCCGGGCGAATCCTGTTGATGCGTTAAAATATGAATAA
- a CDS encoding phytanoyl-CoA dioxygenase family protein, protein MFSTSLTPSQETGKLKVMHLKRFWEKTLFKRNGKIIDNELRGEWRFDKVLLSALGLGLEQTSVYLFANAPDFEEFEDWIIETAGMPVPETIARYNNEFGGKNLLNKDIPDVLSNEQLKCWDQNGYLILKNAVSKKECDETIEIICQSIKVKREESETWYQHHASRQGIMVQLFQHPAIQKNRESAIIRQAYEQLWGRTDLWCTADRVGFNPPETAEWKFPGPDLHWDVSLSLPVPFGLQGILYLADTASNQGALTVVPGFQDRLENWMSELPAGANPRQQDLHALGSFPIAANAGDFIIWHQALPHGSSPNTSQKPRFVQYINYEPLNLFEAEKWI, encoded by the coding sequence ATGTTTTCTACTTCACTAACGCCTTCACAGGAAACAGGAAAATTAAAGGTCATGCACCTGAAAAGATTCTGGGAAAAGACTTTATTTAAAAGGAATGGGAAAATAATTGACAATGAGCTTAGAGGAGAATGGAGGTTCGATAAAGTCCTGCTGTCTGCATTAGGACTGGGGCTGGAGCAGACATCAGTTTACTTGTTTGCAAATGCACCTGATTTTGAAGAATTTGAAGACTGGATTATTGAAACAGCAGGTATGCCTGTGCCTGAAACTATTGCCCGTTATAATAATGAATTTGGCGGCAAGAATTTGTTAAATAAAGATATTCCTGATGTGCTGAGCAATGAACAGCTTAAATGCTGGGATCAAAACGGATACCTCATTTTAAAAAATGCTGTTTCTAAAAAAGAATGTGATGAAACGATTGAAATCATCTGCCAGTCTATAAAAGTAAAAAGAGAAGAATCCGAAACATGGTATCAGCATCATGCTTCCCGGCAGGGAATTATGGTGCAGTTATTTCAACATCCTGCAATACAAAAGAATAGGGAGTCGGCTATTATACGCCAGGCATATGAACAGCTATGGGGCCGTACAGATTTATGGTGTACAGCTGATCGTGTAGGTTTTAATCCACCAGAAACAGCTGAATGGAAATTTCCAGGACCAGATTTGCATTGGGATGTAAGTCTAAGTTTACCTGTTCCTTTTGGTTTACAGGGGATACTTTACCTGGCCGATACAGCATCAAACCAGGGTGCTTTAACAGTTGTTCCGGGTTTCCAGGACAGGTTAGAGAACTGGATGAGTGAACTGCCAGCGGGTGCTAATCCAAGACAGCAAGACCTTCATGCACTAGGTAGTTTCCCTATTGCAGCCAATGCGGGCGATTTTATCATCTGGCATCAGGCTTTGCCGCATGGTAGCAGTCCTAATACTTCACAAAAGCCAAGATTTGTTCAGTATATTAATTATGAACCTTTAAATCTTTTTGAAGCTGAGAAATGGATTTGA
- a CDS encoding site-specific integrase: MKNTFSLLFYLKKPKNYVAGTMPIYMRITVNGVPKELSIGKQCDPERWNPQINRLDGKKEDAKTINTYLKIVEDKVDQAHTDLFKADKEITALSLKNKFLGIEKKAHTLLTAFQDHNDKMEALIGKDFTKGTLSKYNTTLMHTTSFILHKFKVIDLLVEKVDNYFITEFDFYLRSKCRCANNAAVKHIKNLGKVIRICLANRWMTYDPFIAHKNKITKVEQVILMPTDIQAIYNKVFAIERLRIVRDAFIFCCYTGLSFIDLVELRKSEVVTGIDQSLWIIKKRHKSGIPCNVPLLPIALEIFERYADHPLCVDTGLVLPMNSNQKMNAYRAPVKVA, translated from the coding sequence ATGAAAAACACATTTAGCCTGCTCTTCTATTTGAAGAAGCCAAAAAATTATGTTGCTGGCACAATGCCAATTTACATGCGTATTACTGTAAATGGAGTACCTAAAGAATTATCAATTGGAAAACAATGCGATCCAGAACGCTGGAATCCGCAGATTAACCGCTTAGACGGAAAAAAAGAAGATGCAAAAACAATCAATACCTATCTTAAAATAGTTGAAGATAAGGTAGATCAGGCACATACTGATCTATTTAAAGCAGATAAGGAGATTACAGCATTATCCCTTAAAAATAAGTTTTTAGGAATTGAGAAAAAGGCACATACTCTGCTCACTGCTTTTCAAGACCATAATGATAAGATGGAAGCACTGATAGGAAAAGACTTTACAAAAGGAACCCTAAGTAAGTACAATACCACTTTAATGCATACTACATCATTCATTCTGCATAAATTTAAAGTTATTGATCTACTCGTTGAAAAAGTAGACAACTATTTTATTACCGAATTTGATTTTTATTTGAGAAGCAAATGCCGTTGTGCAAATAACGCAGCAGTAAAACATATTAAAAATCTTGGTAAAGTAATAAGGATCTGCCTTGCAAATCGTTGGATGACCTATGATCCCTTTATAGCTCATAAAAACAAAATTACAAAGGTTGAGCAGGTAATTCTTATGCCTACCGATATACAAGCTATTTATAATAAAGTATTTGCAATAGAGCGGCTAAGGATTGTCCGTGATGCTTTTATTTTCTGCTGTTATACAGGTTTAAGTTTTATTGATTTGGTGGAGCTAAGGAAATCAGAAGTTGTTACTGGCATTGACCAATCACTATGGATTATTAAAAAAAGGCATAAGTCTGGTATTCCTTGTAATGTTCCATTATTGCCAATTGCTTTAGAAATTTTTGAACGATATGCTGATCATCCACTTTGTGTTGATACTGGCTTGGTGCTACCTATGAACAGCAACCAAAAAATGAACGCTTATCGTGCGCCCGTAAAGGTTGCGTAA